A region of Reichenbachiella carrageenanivorans DNA encodes the following proteins:
- a CDS encoding aconitate hydratase has protein sequence MAFDIDMIKRVYATMGERISKAKKMTGKPLTLAEKILYTHLYDGQPTETYKRGESYVDFAPDRIACQDATAQMALLQFMQAGKAKVAVPTTVHCDHLIQAKVGATEDLQNAINTSNEVFNFLDSVSNKYGIGFWKPGAGIIHQVVLENYAFPGGMMIGTDSHTVNAGGLGMVAVGVGGADAVDVMAGMAWELKFPKLIGVKLTGELNGWSSAKDVILKVAGILTVKGGTGAIVEYFGEGAKNLSCTGKGTICNMGAEIGATTSTFGYDESMERYLRATGRAEVADLANEIKEHLTGDEEVYANPEQYFDQVIEIDLSTLAPHVNGPFTPDLATPISEMKAKAEVNGWPTKVEWGLIGSCTNSSYEDMSRAASIVEQAVAHGIKPKAEFGINPGSEQVRYTIERDGIIETFEKMGTKVFTNACGPCIGQWARTGAEKGEKNTIVHSFNRNFAKRADGNPNTHAFVTSPEMVAAIAISGDLGFNPITDTLTNEAGEPVKLNPPKGDELPTKGFDVEDPGYQAPAEDGTAVQISVAEDSKRLQLLAGFTPWDGENITGAKLLIKAQGKCTTDHISMAGPWLRFRGHLDNIADNTLIGAVNAFNGETDRVKSQLTGEYGSVPATQRAYKAAGIPTIVVGDQNYGEGSSREHAAMQPRHLGVRAVLVKSFARIHETNLKKQGMLGLTFANEADYDKIQEDDTFDFIDLKDFAPGKPLTLVAKHADGSEDTIVTNHTYNAGQIEWFKAGSALNLIKTQNNG, from the coding sequence ATGGCATTTGATATCGATATGATTAAAAGGGTTTACGCTACTATGGGAGAGCGTATCTCTAAAGCCAAAAAAATGACGGGCAAACCGTTGACGTTGGCAGAAAAAATATTATACACACACCTATATGATGGGCAGCCTACTGAGACCTATAAAAGAGGAGAGTCTTATGTGGATTTTGCGCCAGACAGAATAGCCTGTCAGGATGCTACTGCACAGATGGCTTTGCTACAGTTCATGCAGGCAGGCAAGGCAAAAGTAGCAGTTCCTACCACGGTTCATTGTGATCACCTGATTCAAGCCAAAGTAGGTGCTACCGAGGATTTGCAAAATGCCATCAACACTTCTAATGAAGTATTCAACTTCTTGGATTCAGTTTCTAACAAATACGGTATAGGTTTTTGGAAACCAGGAGCAGGTATCATTCATCAGGTAGTATTGGAGAATTATGCCTTTCCAGGAGGAATGATGATTGGTACGGATTCTCATACTGTAAATGCAGGAGGACTGGGTATGGTCGCTGTAGGTGTAGGAGGAGCAGATGCCGTAGATGTTATGGCGGGCATGGCTTGGGAATTGAAATTCCCTAAACTGATCGGAGTAAAACTTACGGGGGAGTTGAATGGATGGTCATCTGCCAAAGATGTGATTCTGAAAGTAGCAGGTATTCTAACCGTAAAAGGGGGGACAGGTGCGATTGTAGAATACTTTGGCGAAGGAGCTAAAAACCTGTCTTGTACAGGGAAAGGAACCATCTGTAACATGGGTGCTGAAATAGGAGCAACGACTTCTACTTTCGGATACGATGAATCCATGGAAAGATATTTAAGGGCTACAGGTAGAGCCGAAGTGGCTGATTTGGCTAATGAAATCAAGGAACACTTGACTGGTGATGAAGAAGTGTACGCCAATCCAGAACAATATTTCGATCAAGTGATTGAGATCGATTTGTCTACTTTGGCTCCTCATGTAAATGGCCCATTTACGCCAGATTTGGCCACGCCAATTAGCGAAATGAAAGCCAAAGCGGAGGTTAATGGATGGCCCACAAAAGTAGAATGGGGACTGATTGGGTCATGTACCAACTCTTCTTACGAAGATATGTCTAGAGCAGCGTCTATTGTAGAGCAAGCTGTAGCGCATGGGATCAAACCAAAAGCGGAATTTGGAATTAATCCTGGTTCTGAGCAAGTAAGGTATACTATCGAAAGAGACGGTATTATTGAGACTTTTGAGAAAATGGGTACCAAGGTGTTTACAAACGCTTGTGGCCCCTGTATCGGACAATGGGCGAGAACAGGCGCTGAAAAAGGGGAGAAAAATACAATCGTTCACTCTTTCAATAGAAATTTTGCAAAAAGAGCGGATGGCAATCCAAACACGCATGCATTTGTGACCTCGCCAGAAATGGTAGCTGCTATAGCTATATCGGGAGATCTAGGGTTTAATCCAATTACGGATACTTTGACCAACGAAGCAGGAGAACCCGTAAAACTGAACCCGCCAAAAGGGGACGAATTGCCGACTAAGGGGTTTGATGTAGAAGATCCAGGCTACCAAGCACCAGCAGAAGATGGCACGGCGGTGCAAATTAGTGTGGCAGAAGATTCTAAAAGATTGCAGTTATTGGCTGGTTTTACCCCTTGGGATGGAGAAAACATTACAGGAGCAAAGCTGTTGATCAAAGCACAAGGAAAATGTACTACTGACCATATCTCTATGGCTGGGCCATGGCTGAGATTTAGAGGTCACTTGGATAATATCGCAGACAACACGTTGATCGGAGCAGTGAATGCTTTCAATGGAGAAACCGATCGCGTAAAGAGTCAATTGACTGGAGAATATGGATCAGTTCCGGCGACTCAGAGGGCTTACAAAGCCGCAGGTATCCCCACGATCGTAGTGGGTGATCAAAACTATGGCGAAGGGTCTTCTAGAGAGCACGCGGCAATGCAGCCAAGACATTTGGGTGTAAGGGCTGTATTGGTGAAGTCATTTGCTAGGATCCACGAAACAAACTTGAAAAAACAAGGAATGCTCGGGCTAACATTCGCAAATGAAGCAGATTATGACAAGATTCAAGAAGATGACACATTTGATTTTATCGATTTGAAGGATTTTGCTCCAGGAAAGCCTTTGACACTCGTAGCGAAGCATGCGGATGGTTCTGAAGATACAATTGTAACGAATCATACCTACAATGCTGGACAGATTGAGTGGTTCAAAGCTGGATCAGCTTTGAATTTGATCAAAACACAAAACAACGGATAA
- the greA gene encoding transcription elongation factor GreA codes for MSISYYTEAGLQKLKDELNELRTHGRTDIAKQIAEARDKGDLSENAEYDAAKDAQGLLELKIAKLEAVVGNARVIDESQIDTSKASILSTVKIKNKKNGMEVKYTLVAEEEADLKLGKISVKSPIGKGLLGKKIGEVAVVEAPAGNIEFEILEIGLA; via the coding sequence ATGAGTATATCATATTATACAGAAGCGGGGCTTCAGAAGTTGAAAGATGAACTGAACGAACTGAGGACTCACGGAAGAACGGATATTGCAAAGCAGATTGCAGAAGCAAGAGATAAAGGTGATTTGAGTGAAAATGCAGAGTATGATGCGGCAAAAGATGCTCAGGGTCTGCTAGAACTTAAAATCGCAAAATTGGAAGCAGTAGTGGGGAATGCTAGAGTCATAGACGAATCTCAAATAGATACCTCTAAAGCGTCTATACTTTCTACAGTAAAGATCAAAAACAAAAAGAACGGCATGGAAGTGAAATATACGCTCGTGGCCGAGGAAGAAGCAGACTTGAAATTGGGTAAAATCTCCGTAAAATCTCCGATTGGTAAAGGTCTGCTGGGTAAGAAAATAGGAGAAGTAGCAGTCGTGGAAGCACCCGCTGGAAATATTGAATTCGAAATTCTAGAAATAGGATTAGCCTAA
- a CDS encoding HIT family protein, which yields MPSIFCKIISREIPAHIVAENDDYLAFLDINPLVEGHCLVIPKTEVDYIYDLSDDVLAGLHLFAKKVALGLKKAIPCERIGMSVIGLEVPHAHVHLIPMNTMDDMNFARPKLRLSTNELATTAATIKSAIEI from the coding sequence ATGCCAAGCATATTCTGTAAAATTATTAGTCGAGAAATACCAGCACACATCGTTGCTGAAAATGATGACTATCTGGCATTTCTAGATATCAATCCTTTAGTAGAGGGACATTGTTTAGTGATTCCGAAGACGGAGGTTGATTATATCTATGACCTCTCAGATGACGTGCTTGCTGGTTTGCATTTGTTTGCAAAAAAAGTAGCGTTAGGGTTGAAAAAAGCCATTCCGTGCGAGCGGATTGGCATGAGTGTTATAGGGCTTGAAGTGCCTCATGCACATGTGCACTTGATCCCAATGAATACGATGGACGATATGAATTTTGCTCGTCCTAAGCTGAGATTAAGCACAAATGAATTGGCCACAACCGCCGCAACCATCAAGTCTGCCATAGAGATATAA
- a CDS encoding WD40 repeat domain-containing protein: MVQIEKVITYTGHSDAVYTLECGVEPHQFYSAGGDGNIVEWDLNQTDAGRLIAKVNASVYCLRLVPERHLLVVAQNYEGIHLIDVLSHKEVGSLRFTDSAIFDMKVVGDLLLVATGEGKLIVIDLPKLKVVHELEISDQNLRDLLITSDGHCLVGSSDGYIRKYRISDFQLVKEVEAHSNSVFTLLQKGNTIISGSRDARLKFWDATTLLEDESINAHMYAINDIAERKDGAYLATASMDKTIKVWDYAQRKLIKVIDKARHQGHLTSVNKLLWMEYKDFLISCSDDRSIGVWRIDIKK; the protein is encoded by the coding sequence ATGGTCCAAATAGAAAAAGTCATAACTTATACAGGGCATTCAGATGCCGTCTATACCCTAGAATGTGGCGTGGAGCCACATCAGTTTTATTCGGCTGGTGGCGATGGCAATATTGTAGAATGGGATCTCAATCAAACAGACGCAGGAAGGTTGATTGCCAAAGTGAATGCTTCGGTTTATTGTCTTCGGTTGGTCCCTGAGCGCCATTTACTCGTAGTTGCGCAGAATTACGAAGGGATTCACCTTATAGATGTCTTGTCTCACAAAGAAGTAGGTTCATTACGATTTACGGATTCAGCCATTTTTGATATGAAAGTGGTCGGTGACTTATTGCTAGTGGCGACTGGAGAGGGCAAATTGATCGTGATTGATTTGCCTAAACTTAAAGTGGTGCATGAACTGGAAATCTCTGATCAAAACTTACGAGATCTATTAATTACAAGCGACGGACATTGCCTAGTGGGATCTAGTGATGGATATATTAGAAAATATCGCATATCAGATTTTCAATTGGTTAAAGAAGTAGAAGCTCATAGCAATTCTGTTTTTACACTTTTACAAAAAGGAAATACCATCATAAGTGGAAGTAGAGACGCTCGGTTGAAGTTCTGGGATGCGACTACGCTTCTTGAAGACGAGTCGATCAATGCGCACATGTATGCGATTAACGACATTGCTGAACGAAAAGATGGTGCCTATTTGGCAACAGCCAGTATGGACAAAACCATTAAGGTATGGGATTACGCACAGCGCAAGCTGATCAAAGTGATAGATAAAGCAAGGCATCAAGGGCATTTGACGTCAGTGAATAAATTGCTCTGGATGGAGTATAAGGACTTTTTGATATCATGTAGCGATGACCGTTCTATTGGGGTATGGCGCATTGATATTAAAAAATAA
- a CDS encoding DivIVA domain-containing protein produces MKITPLEIRQKTFEKAFRGLDKDEVTAFLLSLSHEWERFLDENKELKQQREKLEKEVQKLREVETTLFKTLKTAEDTGANVIDQANRTAALHMKETQINADAMISDAKNKARTIIEKAEMEAREVMEEMTNEVKELEESYRIIENQRENIISQLKILSGDVMSKVDNIKLQESGIETHVKKVKQLLRETSERVSNHSDESVSKIDSIKLDEVKAPVIKTERVEEPKQEDPDRTIVKKNYISEENPIARNIPAVPAPKTKKETVADGGLSFFDELED; encoded by the coding sequence ATGAAAATTACTCCATTAGAAATTAGGCAAAAAACGTTCGAGAAAGCCTTTCGTGGGCTTGATAAGGACGAGGTAACGGCATTTTTATTATCCCTTTCACACGAATGGGAGCGGTTTCTTGACGAAAACAAGGAATTAAAACAACAGCGTGAAAAACTGGAAAAAGAAGTTCAAAAACTACGAGAAGTAGAAACGACTTTATTTAAGACGCTAAAAACAGCAGAAGATACTGGTGCTAATGTGATCGATCAGGCGAATCGTACAGCGGCACTTCACATGAAAGAGACGCAAATCAACGCAGATGCTATGATTAGTGATGCTAAAAATAAGGCGCGTACAATCATAGAAAAAGCCGAAATGGAAGCTCGAGAAGTCATGGAAGAAATGACTAATGAAGTGAAAGAACTCGAAGAAAGTTATCGTATTATCGAGAATCAAAGGGAAAATATCATTTCACAACTCAAGATACTTTCAGGTGATGTAATGTCTAAGGTGGATAATATCAAACTTCAGGAGTCTGGTATTGAAACACACGTGAAAAAGGTGAAGCAGTTGCTTCGTGAAACTTCTGAACGCGTGAGTAATCATTCGGATGAAAGCGTATCTAAAATAGATTCGATCAAACTTGATGAGGTGAAAGCTCCCGTGATCAAAACGGAACGAGTAGAAGAACCAAAGCAGGAAGACCCTGATCGGACGATCGTAAAGAAAAACTACATCTCAGAAGAGAATCCAATTGCCAGAAATATCCCTGCAGTACCTGCGCCAAAAACTAAGAAGGAAACAGTAGCAGACGGAGGCTTGTCTTTTTTTGATGAACTGGAAGATTAA
- the folB gene encoding dihydroneopterin aldolase, which translates to MTIIKLEGLDFFAHHGYYEEERKVGNKYTVDVEVVLASTTFTDDDLDHTINYEEIYMTVSAIMSVSTKLLETLASAICRELLLQFPSVEQVNAVVSKHNPPIKGVCNKASVAISQSR; encoded by the coding sequence ATGACTATAATAAAGCTGGAGGGTTTGGACTTCTTTGCCCATCACGGGTATTATGAAGAAGAACGTAAGGTGGGAAATAAGTATACGGTAGATGTAGAGGTTGTTTTGGCTTCTACTACATTTACCGACGATGATTTGGATCATACGATCAATTACGAAGAAATCTATATGACCGTTTCGGCGATCATGTCTGTATCTACCAAACTATTAGAAACACTGGCCTCTGCCATATGCAGAGAATTGCTTTTGCAATTTCCATCAGTAGAGCAAGTTAATGCAGTGGTGAGTAAGCATAACCCTCCGATAAAAGGCGTATGCAATAAAGCTTCAGTTGCTATTTCTCAAAGCCGATAA
- a CDS encoding DUF4097 family beta strand repeat-containing protein, translated as MKKLYIYSLALFGILLSYESIAQKQKFSYNETYQVSNSPTLSISSQDGDIDIYPSDKNVIEVFYIVKQNNEVLDITSSQLEDDFIIEISSGVDYLNISVKQRYEYRMMDWSDRKKISFEIYTPFKTSCDLLCSDGDIKLLGLSADQKLRSSDGDISVDKVKGSVYAKTSDGDLLVREIVGNVEPLTSDGDVKLVNITGDVDGRTSDGDVDIQGVKGLVSMVTSDGDINAEAIVGDLKLTSSDGDIRLTQSRGAMILSTSDGNISFRDLAGSLKARTSDGQVKGNMISLDGDLELRTSDGNIEVEVPADLGLNLLLRGESIRTTLRGFSGVSKDHVVDGEINGGGILINLHASDGYVTLTYE; from the coding sequence ATGAAAAAACTATACATATACTCCCTCGCCTTGTTTGGGATCTTACTCTCATATGAAAGTATCGCGCAAAAACAGAAATTTTCTTACAATGAGACGTACCAAGTTTCTAATTCACCCACACTTAGTATCAGTTCTCAGGATGGAGATATTGACATATATCCATCTGATAAAAATGTGATAGAGGTGTTTTACATTGTCAAACAGAACAATGAGGTATTGGACATAACTTCAAGTCAATTAGAAGATGATTTTATAATTGAAATATCTTCAGGGGTCGACTATTTGAATATTTCTGTGAAGCAGCGATACGAGTACCGAATGATGGATTGGAGTGATCGCAAGAAAATCTCCTTCGAGATTTATACACCTTTCAAGACTTCATGTGATTTACTTTGTTCAGATGGAGATATCAAACTTCTTGGCTTGTCTGCAGATCAAAAATTGCGCAGTAGCGATGGAGATATTTCAGTAGATAAGGTAAAGGGCTCTGTGTATGCGAAGACGTCTGATGGTGATCTGCTAGTGCGAGAGATCGTAGGGAATGTGGAGCCGCTAACGAGTGATGGGGATGTGAAGTTGGTAAATATTACGGGAGATGTAGATGGACGAACCTCGGATGGAGATGTGGATATTCAAGGAGTTAAGGGGTTGGTATCAATGGTGACTAGTGATGGTGATATTAATGCAGAAGCCATAGTTGGAGATTTGAAACTTACTAGTAGTGATGGAGATATTCGCTTAACGCAATCTCGAGGAGCGATGATACTTAGCACTTCAGATGGCAACATATCCTTTAGAGATCTGGCAGGATCTCTGAAAGCACGTACTTCTGATGGGCAGGTCAAGGGTAATATGATTAGTTTGGACGGGGATTTAGAACTACGTACTTCTGATGGTAATATAGAAGTGGAAGTGCCTGCTGATTTAGGATTGAATTTACTCTTGAGAGGAGAATCAATACGTACCACGTTGAGGGGATTTTCAGGTGTGTCTAAAGATCATGTAGTAGATGGAGAGATAAATGGAGGAGGAATTCTTATCAACCTTCATGCATCGGACGGATATGTGACTTTGACTTACGAATAA
- a CDS encoding di-heme oxidoredictase family protein produces the protein MKKILLLGLMWGMLLQGCEELLPSAPASNEILDGPIEGLSAAQMHTFLAGDEAFSEVFVPESGLGPYFVTSSCVTCHPGDGKGHPSSGLTRFGKFTNGSFDHMLAQGGPQLQNHAIPGFEAETIPAEATGITVFLAPAVTGMGLLEAVPDADILAKADPNDLDSDGISGEPNYIIPPVFFKPKTHHLANAGRYIGRFGKKAGAIDLLMQTVGAYKQDMGITSDFDLEDPINFNDSEIAIGQVGDPEVSASTVNQVVFYLQTLKPPLRRKAEDSDVIEGEMLFEQIGCATCHLPTMTSGPHAVEALAYKTFHPYTDLLMHDMGTDLDDGYTEGTAITSEWKTPALWGLGLSKNAQGGLYFLMHDGRAGSIEEAIMMHGGEAAAAAEKFEALAQADRDFVVRFLESL, from the coding sequence ATGAAGAAAATATTACTTCTTGGATTAATGTGGGGCATGCTGCTGCAAGGTTGTGAAGAGTTGCTACCAAGTGCTCCCGCTAGCAATGAAATATTGGATGGTCCAATCGAAGGCTTGTCGGCAGCTCAGATGCATACGTTTTTGGCAGGAGATGAGGCTTTTTCAGAAGTGTTTGTACCTGAGTCTGGCTTGGGGCCTTATTTTGTTACGTCTTCGTGTGTGACTTGTCATCCTGGGGATGGTAAAGGACACCCTTCTTCAGGCCTTACTAGGTTTGGTAAGTTTACCAATGGCAGTTTTGATCACATGCTGGCGCAAGGAGGGCCACAGTTACAGAATCATGCAATCCCTGGTTTTGAGGCAGAAACTATACCAGCAGAAGCTACTGGGATCACTGTTTTCCTAGCGCCTGCGGTTACAGGGATGGGGCTGCTAGAAGCAGTGCCCGATGCAGATATTTTGGCAAAAGCTGACCCTAATGACCTCGACTCAGATGGTATTTCAGGAGAACCAAATTATATCATACCTCCAGTTTTTTTCAAACCGAAAACTCATCATTTGGCAAATGCAGGTAGGTATATTGGTCGGTTTGGAAAGAAAGCGGGAGCGATCGATTTGCTAATGCAAACAGTAGGAGCATATAAACAAGACATGGGAATTACTTCTGATTTTGATTTAGAAGACCCGATCAATTTTAATGATTCAGAGATCGCTATAGGGCAAGTGGGAGACCCAGAAGTGTCTGCTTCAACAGTGAACCAAGTGGTGTTTTATTTGCAAACGCTCAAGCCACCGCTAAGGAGAAAGGCAGAGGATTCGGATGTCATAGAGGGGGAGATGCTGTTTGAACAAATTGGTTGTGCGACATGTCACTTGCCTACCATGACTAGTGGGCCTCATGCCGTGGAAGCCTTGGCCTATAAGACTTTTCACCCATATACAGACTTACTTATGCACGACATGGGGACAGATTTAGACGATGGTTATACAGAGGGGACAGCTATCACTTCTGAGTGGAAAACACCTGCGCTTTGGGGATTGGGGCTGTCTAAGAATGCACAGGGTGGGTTATACTTTCTGATGCATGACGGTCGAGCAGGGAGTATTGAAGAAGCCATCATGATGCATGGAGGTGAGGCTGCAGCTGCAGCTGAAAAATTTGAGGCGCTTGCTCAAGCCGACAGAGATTTTGTTGTTAGGTTTTTAGAATCACTTTAA
- a CDS encoding QcrA and Rieske domain-containing protein, whose amino-acid sequence MERREFIQKSGVACLGIIVGGGLLSACTKVYYAQYVVEGSLIKVAKSEFSDRSAVVIRDHGLPAPIYVVKDGEVYTAVLMLCTHLGCEITPFGQELHCPCHGSEFSNTGQVLAGPAENPLKKFKVETKNDFIIIT is encoded by the coding sequence ATGGAACGCAGAGAGTTTATCCAAAAAAGTGGTGTAGCCTGCCTAGGAATCATAGTAGGTGGTGGTTTGCTATCGGCTTGCACCAAAGTGTATTATGCACAATATGTAGTGGAGGGTAGTCTGATCAAGGTGGCTAAGTCCGAGTTTTCAGATAGGTCTGCTGTAGTGATTCGAGATCATGGGTTGCCTGCTCCTATTTATGTAGTGAAAGACGGAGAAGTATATACCGCTGTCTTAATGTTGTGTACGCACTTGGGTTGTGAAATCACTCCGTTTGGACAAGAGTTGCACTGTCCATGTCATGGTAGTGAGTTTTCCAATACAGGGCAGGTGCTTGCTGGACCAGCAGAAAACCCGCTCAAAAAATTTAAAGTAGAAACCAAAAACGATTTTATCATCATTACCTGA
- a CDS encoding ATP-binding protein, with protein MYCLISASVSASDLTWTTLQKEKEGTVTIYYRSTEPFLIEEADGSLRGLEYEMMVGFKYFLWNKYGIRLHLNWQSQESFKYVFGHIKNNPKNGEFGLDIISRTVNRDLEVGFSNPYFPDIQVLVSDKNIPTVNSIEEFKEVFSEHTAVSVAETTYDQYLKNIRNKYQIDFNIIYKQSSNDILNGILEQPERFGYMDLPNYLLALNQNKAIKRQPILPIKGLGFCVIFKKGSDWQNPINEYLSSPEYEVLRNKGIQKYLGNDVYDLIESISKGEDEEMVLLLKEKELVDKELSERSKQIQRQAYVTNMLLACIVIALIFAFALFNRNRIKSKANEILTAHRGMIENQNELLSRRNNELLELDEEKNNFISILSHDLRAPINNITALAGLLQMDDNLHKSQISSIEHIASESRRLNKMVTRILDVERIESKTTDDFRKINLSDVLERVVINYRKQAEDKKIKINLTTDQSAYVFGLEQYLFHVFENLLSNAIKFSPLGQSITINVESKEKYHFINFTDGGPGLSEEDQKRMFKKFQRLSAKPTAGERSTGLGLSIVAKYTELLGGKLEWKSKPDHGTTFIVKLEAV; from the coding sequence TTGTACTGCCTGATTTCAGCAAGTGTATCCGCCTCGGATTTGACATGGACAACCCTACAAAAAGAAAAAGAAGGCACAGTCACCATTTACTATCGTAGCACCGAGCCCTTTTTGATTGAAGAAGCCGATGGCTCCCTCCGTGGGTTAGAGTATGAAATGATGGTGGGCTTCAAGTATTTCCTTTGGAATAAGTACGGCATCCGCCTCCATCTCAATTGGCAATCGCAAGAAAGTTTTAAATATGTGTTTGGCCATATCAAAAACAATCCTAAAAATGGTGAGTTTGGACTTGACATTATTTCAAGAACAGTAAACCGTGATTTAGAAGTGGGTTTTTCCAATCCCTACTTCCCAGACATTCAAGTCCTGGTATCTGACAAAAATATCCCTACGGTCAATTCTATAGAAGAATTTAAAGAAGTATTCAGCGAGCATACTGCTGTATCCGTGGCAGAAACCACCTACGACCAATACCTCAAAAACATCCGAAATAAATATCAAATAGATTTCAATATCATATACAAACAGTCTAGTAATGATATCCTAAATGGTATACTAGAACAACCTGAGCGCTTTGGCTACATGGATTTGCCAAATTATTTATTGGCATTAAACCAAAACAAAGCCATCAAACGCCAGCCTATCCTACCAATCAAAGGCCTGGGATTTTGTGTGATCTTCAAAAAAGGCAGCGACTGGCAAAACCCAATCAACGAATACCTGAGCAGTCCTGAGTATGAAGTACTCCGCAACAAAGGAATCCAAAAATACCTAGGCAACGATGTCTATGACCTGATCGAGAGTATCTCTAAGGGAGAAGACGAAGAAATGGTACTCCTGCTCAAAGAAAAAGAACTAGTGGACAAAGAGCTTTCCGAACGCTCTAAACAAATCCAACGACAAGCCTATGTCACCAACATGCTCTTGGCTTGTATTGTTATTGCTTTAATTTTTGCCTTTGCCTTGTTCAATAGAAACAGAATCAAGTCTAAAGCCAACGAAATACTAACTGCCCACCGAGGCATGATCGAAAATCAAAATGAGCTCCTCAGCCGACGCAACAATGAGCTCCTAGAACTCGATGAAGAAAAAAACAATTTCATAAGCATACTTTCACATGACTTGCGAGCCCCGATCAACAATATCACCGCATTGGCTGGTTTACTGCAAATGGACGACAATCTTCACAAAAGTCAAATCAGCTCTATAGAACATATCGCCTCCGAATCTCGAAGACTCAATAAGATGGTGACTAGAATTCTTGATGTAGAACGCATTGAATCCAAAACTACTGATGACTTCCGAAAAATCAACTTAAGTGATGTATTAGAGCGAGTGGTAATCAACTACAGAAAACAAGCTGAGGATAAAAAAATAAAAATCAACCTAACTACAGACCAATCAGCTTATGTGTTTGGACTAGAGCAATACCTGTTTCACGTATTCGAAAACTTACTGTCTAATGCCATCAAGTTTTCACCTCTAGGGCAATCCATCACCATCAACGTAGAATCAAAAGAGAAATACCACTTTATCAATTTTACTGATGGAGGCCCTGGGCTGTCGGAAGAAGATCAAAAACGGATGTTTAAGAAATTTCAACGCCTAAGTGCCAAACCTACTGCGGGCGAACGGTCTACAGGACTTGGCTTGTCCATCGTAGCCAAATACACCGAGCTCCTTGGCGGCAAATTAGAATGGAAGTCTAAACCCGATCACGGCACAACCTTCATTGTGAAGCTAGAGGCCGTATAA
- a CDS encoding SiaB family protein kinase, translated as MDKESNEILGAFDEWKEEKSTQHDMIEDVKKKSELGAASQEVNSFGLYNKIYNENILLMYKGAITFDLVTSVIETLDRKVNMTESDKKVQKLFYSAAVECVHNLYHHMDEVKGQFSEISEHDAKSGLITVIAKEKYYNIITGNFIPTKHTYDLKDKIEEVNNTDKNGLRTLYKETLSNGEFSEKGTAGLGLIQLARKTGERLNYKFDKVNSEYSYFTFQIKINRF; from the coding sequence ATGGATAAGGAATCAAATGAAATACTAGGGGCCTTCGATGAATGGAAGGAAGAAAAATCTACTCAACACGACATGATTGAAGATGTAAAGAAAAAGAGCGAATTAGGAGCGGCATCGCAAGAGGTTAATAGCTTCGGTTTGTACAATAAAATATATAACGAGAATATTTTACTCATGTATAAAGGAGCCATCACATTCGACTTGGTGACTTCTGTGATAGAGACGCTCGATCGAAAGGTGAATATGACAGAGTCTGACAAAAAAGTACAGAAGCTGTTTTATAGTGCGGCAGTAGAGTGTGTGCATAATCTCTACCATCACATGGATGAAGTGAAAGGTCAATTTAGTGAGATCTCAGAACATGATGCGAAGTCTGGTTTGATCACTGTAATCGCCAAAGAAAAGTATTATAATATTATCACAGGCAATTTTATCCCTACTAAGCATACTTATGATTTGAAGGATAAAATAGAGGAGGTAAACAATACCGACAAAAACGGTTTGAGGACTTTATATAAAGAGACGCTCAGTAATGGTGAGTTTTCAGAAAAAGGAACTGCTGGCCTGGGACTGATACAATTGGCTCGTAAAACTGGAGAAAGGTTGAATTATAAGTTTGACAAGGTGAATAGCGAATACTCGTACTTTACTTTTCAGATTAAGATCAATCGATTCTAA